ATCGCCGTCGACGTTCCGACCGGAATCGTCAGGTCGTTGGTCGCCCGCTGATCGTAGAAGTTCTCGTGGTTCGCACCGACGAGCATCGACATGATAAAGTCGGGATCCTCCTGTTGGATCCGGTTGATCACCGACGAAAAGTCAGTCTCACTGAGTGGGATGTACTCCTCGCCGACGATGTTGTAGTCGTTCTCCTGTGCGAGGACGTTGACCCAATCTCCGGAGAGTTGGCCGAAGTTGTAGTCGGCAGCAACAATGTAGATATCCTCGCCGTACTGGTCGGCGAGATATGGTGTGACAATACCTAACTGTTGGCGAGCGGTCGCGCCGACCGGGAAGATAGTATTGTCACAGACGCCACCCTCGTACTGCGTCGTGTAGAAATAGAGCTGCTCGTTCTCGTTGATGATCGGACGGATCGCCTCGCGGGTCGCACTCGAATAGCCCGCCCACAGGGCGTCGACCTCGTCCTGTAGAATCAGTCGTTCGGTCAGTTCTTGATAGCGCTGGTTGTCGGACTGTGGATCGGGGTCGACGATCTCGACCTGCTCGCCGAGAATACCACCCTCTTCGTTGATCTCTTCGATTGCCAAGCGGGTTGCCTGCCACTTCGAGGTGCCGTTGAGCTGGAAGTTTCCGGAGCGATCTTCGAGAATTCCGACCGTCGGACCATCACTGCCGCCGCTACCGCCCGAACAGCCAGCAAGCGAAATTCCGAGTCCAGTAGCACCTGCTGCCAACACTGATCGACGGGAGACGTTATTGTAGCTCATTGAGTACCCTCAACTATTTCGGCGAAATTGTGTGCATGTGCAACTTGGTCAGCTGTTTTCTGCATCGTACGTCTACTCATTTCAACAACGATGCGAAGGTGAGGGTATTTGATAAATGTTTTCAAAATATACGGTACAATAGAATATATAGTAGAATGCAATCAAATGTGTCATTATACCCTTATATATTGGACATATATTCTCTGTATCTGGCAGAGGTGTGTGAGAAATATAAAGGTGGTTACTAACCGACCTTTCTTTGTTAGCTTCTACAATTATTCTGTGTTCGTAGAGAGGTGATGTAGTATTACCAGTCAAGCTAGTTTTGATCCGTCTACCGGTCTGCCTCGACGACAGTGAGTTTGACGGCATGAACTCCTTTTAAAGGCTGGAGCCGCGCGACGAGCTGTTCGATCCGGCTCCCCGTACCGTCGACAGCGATCGATTCGAGACAGAAGTGGGCGCTCAGGTGGACGTGGTGGACCGCGATGATCGTGTCGACGAAATCGTGCTGGAGGGCCGACATTTCGTCGGTCACGCCGTGCTGGTCGTGGTCGTAGAGCACCACGACGGTTCCACTAAGCGTCCCCGAAAGCCCGGTCTGCTGATTGAACTCGGTGACAAACGCCCGAAGGGCGTCTCGGGTTGCCTCCGACCGACTATCGTAATCGCCAGTCTCGACTACGGTATCCAGTTCGGCGAGGAGATCAGGCGGTAGTGTGACGCTCATCCGGTCGACATCGTTGGCCATAGGATCGTGTTTTCATCTGCCCATTTAATCGTTTGTAGGAGCGATGGATGCGCAGTATCTCTCCAGATAGTATTACGATTTAGACCAAAAGTATTATCATGTGCCTGAATAACAGATTTCGTATCAATGCATATTCCCGATGGATTCCTCGACCCGTGGGTTGCCGGGCTGTTTTGGCTCGGCTCCGGTGTGGCGATCGGTGTGGCTGTTCGCCGTGCCCGCACCAAACTCGGTGACAAACGAACCCCACTACTGGGTGTCGTTGCAGCCGGTGTCTTCGCCGCCCAAATGCTCAACTGGCCGATTCCCGGCGGTACAAGTGCTCATTTCGTCGGCGGCGCGTTCGCCGGAATCCTCCTCGGGCCCTCGCTGGGAATCCTCGCGATGACAGCAGTCGTCACGATTCAGGCACTTGTCTTCGGCGACGGTGGGATCATCGCCCTCGGTGGCAATCTGTTTGCGATGGCGGTCGTCGACGTGCTCGTGGGCTACGTCCTGTTCAGTGCGTTCAGACGCGTCCACGAAACCGGCGCGGCGTTTCTCGGCGGCTGGGCGGCGATCACGGTCTCGGCGCTCGTGGTCGGTGCTGGTGTCGGCGTCTCGTCGGCGTTTGCCTACGAGTTGGGCACGACGATCCCGATCATGGTCGTCGGACACGCCGTCTTAGGGCTGATCGAAGGTGCGATCACGGCGGTCGTCTACGGCTATGTGGTGTCGACCCGTCCTGATCTGATCTGTGGCCGCTTCACAGGTGAGACAGTCGTCCCAGAGGTTAGCGCATGAGTGTCCAGTCGACCGAGCCATGGATCAAAGGGGCGTTGCTGGGTATTCTCGTGCTCGTCGTCTTGGCTCCCCTCTTCGGGTGGGCCTCAGGTGCAGTCGGTTACGCCGAACCGCTCGAAAACGCGGCCGAAGCAACCGGTGGGGCTGAGGCTGCCACCACCACCCTCCCCGGACTGTTTCCTGACTACTCCGTACCGGGACTCAGCACGTCAGTTGGCACACTCGTTTCTGCAATTGTCGGAACTGGTCTCACACTGCTGATTGCGGTTGGGACTGGTCGACTGCTCGAACCGTGACCGGAACTGTTGCTGATTCGGCCGAAACTATCTCGGGGCACCTCCGGCGATTTTTCACAGCCGAGCAGATTGCCGCCGAAAATGGCCTGCTTCAGCAGCGCGATCCGCGTGTCTCGCTTTTGTCTATCGCCGGACTCGCACTGGCGGTCATGCTCTCTCGAAGGCTCGCGGTTGTCTGTCTGTTTGCTGGCGTGACGCTGCTGTTAGCACGGCTCTCGAAAGTTCCACTCCGTCGACTGCTCGGGCGGTCGGCAGTCGTCCCACTTTTTTCGGGGTTGATTGTCCTTCCACAGATCGTGTTACTCCCTGGCGAAGCGCTCGTCGGGGCATATGGTTTCACGATTACTGATGCCGGTCTCGGCTATCTCCTGTTTTTCACCTTGCGCGTCGGTGTCGGTGTCGCACTGCTGTCGTTGCTCGTGTTGACAACACCGTTTTCAGCGATTGTCGCTGCAATGAGTTCGCTTCGAATTCCAGTTGCCCTCGTCTGGGTGATCGCCATTACCTATCGATATCTGTTTTTGTTTTTCGACGAACTCCAACGGCTGGTGTTGGCTCGAAACAGCCGGTCGACTGGCTCGAAGAGTTACCGTGCAGGATGGGATGATCTCCGGCGAATCGCCGGGACGTTCCTGCTCCGGACGCTCGATCGTGGAGAGCGTGTTGGTAGAGGGATGCGAGCTCGTGGCGGGGCTCGACCACCGTCGCCCTACAGCCAGTCGACAGCTCTCGACATCTCGGATTATGCCCTCCTCTCGGGAGCCTGCCTCGCGATTGTCGGCTCGGGGGTTGTTCGATGGGGCCTGTAATTGAGGCCCGTGGACTGACACACGAGTATCCTGACGGAACACGAGCACTCTCAGATCTGGATCTGACTGTTGAGACTGGCGAACAGATCGCGGTAATTGGAGCCAACGGTTCTGGCAAGAGTACACTCCAACTCGTTCTCGGCGGGTTGATCGAACCGACCGCGGGCTCGGTCGAGTACTTCGGTGAGACGAGCGACGCCGAAGCCGTCCGTGAGCGCCTGGGTGTGCTCCTACAAGATCCCGACGATTACCTGTTTAATACGACCGTTCGCGAGGATATCCAGTACGGTCCCGCACAGCTGGGTCTTTCCCAGGCGGTCGCCGAGCGCCGTACCGAGGAGCTTGCCTCAACCCTTGGCCTCGCTGAACTACTGGATCGGCCGCCGTTCCGGCTTTCGGGCGGGGAAAAACAGCGAGCTGCGGTAGCGAGCGTCCTTTCGTTTGCACCGGAGGTGCTGTTGGTCGACGAGCCACTGGGTGCAGTGGATGCCCACTATCGGGTGAAAATCCTCGACCTGTTGGCGAACCATGCCGGGACGACACTTGTGTTTACACCGACACTGGAGTACGTTCCCGAGATCGCCAACCGAGTCATCTGTATTAGTCGAGAGGGAACAATCGTCGCCGATGGGGACGTTCGGGACGTCCTCACTGACCAGTCATTGTTGGAACGCCACGGCTTGCGACCACCACCGACCGTCCAGCTGTTCGACGGAATCGTCGACCGCGAACAGCTCCCACTGACTGTCTCAGAAGCTCGCCAGTATCTAACTGAAAAATAGAACTCTCTGCTCAAACAGCTATTTTCTCTGCTGGCAGTAGTCATTATAACGAACCTGTTTTCATTATTTGTTGGGTCGGAAGTTATGATTGTCAAAAATAACAACAGGATATCCATGGAATCCTATTTTTTATTTTATTACCTGGATTTTTTGCATTGTTTATCTCTTTTTGGAGTACTATTGCAGTAGAAGAAAGGTTTTTATCATGTTTGGTTCAACAACGTACTGTTATGGTTGTTTATTCCAAACGAATACACGATACCTTTTTTGAGGTGTTGAGCCAATGAGTGGGCTCGTTCCAGGTGAACTTCTAACTGCAGACGAGCCGGTCGAAATCAACGCTGACCGGGAGACCGCAAGCGTCACCGTCGAGAACACGGGCGACCGACCTTCGCAGGTTGGGTCACATTTCCACTTTTTCGAGTGCAATCCAGCGCTCGATTTCGACCGCGAGACGGCTTTCGGGATGCGGCTCGATATCCCCGCAGGGACCGCGATCCGGTTCGAACCGGGCTGTGAGGAGGACGTCGACCTCGTCGCTTATGGCGGGAACCGAATCATGAAGGGGATGGGTGGCTTGGTCGAAGGCGACCTCGACGACGAGAAGGTTCGAGAGGCGGCCTTCGAACGGGCCCGCGAGGCGGGCTATATGGAGGTCGACGAATGAGCCGCGAACTCTCCCGAGAGGCCTACACGAGCCTCTTTGGGGCGACCAAGGGCGACCGGGTTCGACTCGGTGATACGAACCTGTTGGCCGAGATAGAACACGATCATACCACCTACGGCGACGAGGCGGTCTTCGGTGGTGGCAAGACGATGCGCGATGGGATGGGGATGCAGCCGGGAACCACCCAGGCAGAAGGTGCTCTCGACTACGTCTACACGAACGTCGTCCTCATTGATCCGGTCCTCGGCGTTCAGAAGGGCGACCTCGGTGTTCGGAACGGTGAAGTCGCTGGCTTCGGCAAGGCTGGGAATCCCGATACGATGGACGGCGTCGACGAGAATCTCGTCATCGGTGTGAGCACCGACACCGTCCCGGCTGATGGCCTCATTGCGACGCCCGGTGCGCTCGACATTCACGTTCACTTCAACAGCAAGGAACTGTTCGAACACGCGCTGGCAAGCGGTGTCACGACAATGATGGGCGGCGGCTTCGGTGGCGGAGCAACCACCTGTACACCCGGCCCCGAGAACATCAAACGGTTCCTCCAGGCCGCAGAGGAGTACCCGATGAACGTCGGCTTCTACGCCAAGGGCAACAGCAGCCAGCCCGAGCCGATCATCGAACAGATCGAGGCCGGAGCCTGCGGGCTCAAACTCCACGAGGACTGGGGGTCGACGCCTGCAGTGATCGACACCGCACTCACTGTTGCCGATGAGGAAGACGTGCAGGTCTGTATCCACACCGACACGCTCAACGAGTCGGGCTTCGTCGAGGACACCTTCGACGCTATTGACGGCCGAACGATCCACACTTTCCA
This sequence is a window from Halohasta litchfieldiae. Protein-coding genes within it:
- a CDS encoding urea ABC transporter substrate-binding protein; amino-acid sequence: MSYNNVSRRSVLAAGATGLGISLAGCSGGSGGSDGPTVGILEDRSGNFQLNGTSKWQATRLAIEEINEEGGILGEQVEIVDPDPQSDNQRYQELTERLILQDEVDALWAGYSSATREAIRPIINENEQLYFYTTQYEGGVCDNTIFPVGATARQQLGIVTPYLADQYGEDIYIVAADYNFGQLSGDWVNVLAQENDYNIVGEEYIPLSETDFSSVINRIQQEDPDFIMSMLVGANHENFYDQRATNDLTIPVGTSTAMAQGFEHKRYDPPALTDVYCGVSYMEELGDLREGENFVEDFYTRWPDANYLNQEAQNNYFSVYLWAEAVEEAGTFDQEAVIEVLEQGRDISAPSGELTLDGATHHMEHEMRVAHADENHEISFTNNERIGPSFLREEVEGGAGCDLREEDKTTQYVPSDVYDV
- a CDS encoding CopG family ribbon-helix-helix protein; this encodes MANDVDRMSVTLPPDLLAELDTVVETGDYDSRSEATRDALRAFVTEFNQQTGLSGTLSGTVVVLYDHDQHGVTDEMSALQHDFVDTIIAVHHVHLSAHFCLESIAVDGTGSRIEQLVARLQPLKGVHAVKLTVVEADR
- a CDS encoding energy-coupling factor ABC transporter permease, with product MHIPDGFLDPWVAGLFWLGSGVAIGVAVRRARTKLGDKRTPLLGVVAAGVFAAQMLNWPIPGGTSAHFVGGAFAGILLGPSLGILAMTAVVTIQALVFGDGGIIALGGNLFAMAVVDVLVGYVLFSAFRRVHETGAAFLGGWAAITVSALVVGAGVGVSSAFAYELGTTIPIMVVGHAVLGLIEGAITAVVYGYVVSTRPDLICGRFTGETVVPEVSA
- a CDS encoding PDGLE domain-containing protein, whose translation is MSVQSTEPWIKGALLGILVLVVLAPLFGWASGAVGYAEPLENAAEATGGAEAATTTLPGLFPDYSVPGLSTSVGTLVSAIVGTGLTLLIAVGTGRLLEP
- the cbiQ gene encoding cobalt ECF transporter T component CbiQ, whose protein sequence is MTGTVADSAETISGHLRRFFTAEQIAAENGLLQQRDPRVSLLSIAGLALAVMLSRRLAVVCLFAGVTLLLARLSKVPLRRLLGRSAVVPLFSGLIVLPQIVLLPGEALVGAYGFTITDAGLGYLLFFTLRVGVGVALLSLLVLTTPFSAIVAAMSSLRIPVALVWVIAITYRYLFLFFDELQRLVLARNSRSTGSKSYRAGWDDLRRIAGTFLLRTLDRGERVGRGMRARGGARPPSPYSQSTALDISDYALLSGACLAIVGSGVVRWGL
- a CDS encoding energy-coupling factor ABC transporter ATP-binding protein codes for the protein MGPVIEARGLTHEYPDGTRALSDLDLTVETGEQIAVIGANGSGKSTLQLVLGGLIEPTAGSVEYFGETSDAEAVRERLGVLLQDPDDYLFNTTVREDIQYGPAQLGLSQAVAERRTEELASTLGLAELLDRPPFRLSGGEKQRAAVASVLSFAPEVLLVDEPLGAVDAHYRVKILDLLANHAGTTLVFTPTLEYVPEIANRVICISREGTIVADGDVRDVLTDQSLLERHGLRPPPTVQLFDGIVDREQLPLTVSEARQYLTEK
- a CDS encoding urease subunit beta gives rise to the protein MSGLVPGELLTADEPVEINADRETASVTVENTGDRPSQVGSHFHFFECNPALDFDRETAFGMRLDIPAGTAIRFEPGCEEDVDLVAYGGNRIMKGMGGLVEGDLDDEKVREAAFERAREAGYMEVDE